The genomic interval CGAGATTATATCGAACGACATGCTAAGGAAATTTCAGGAGTAACAGGAAAAGCCAGAATTGATCTGGCGTTTCCTGTTATATTTTTTCTTTTTGCGCTTCTCATATCCAGTATGACTGTAGTTTTAGAGGGAAATGCCATCTTGGAACTCCCTCTTTTCTTAAATTTTCTTACAGTAGTTGTCATATTAGCTTCTTTGCTTACTATATTTTCATTTAACGAGATATCCGGATTTTTTATTGGATTTTTTTCTATCTCTATTTATTTTTTGTTGAGCAGATTTGTAAATAACGGTTTTGATGTACAAAACATTATGGTTTTTGAAAGGGTGTTTTTTTCCATTGTTCTGCTGTATTCTACAGTTTTTGGATTATTTACGCTGCTTCTTGGGCGAAGCAGCAGGATTTTTCTTTTCTCTATTTTGTGCAAAAGAGCGATTCAACAGGAAAATGCAATTGTTCTTCCTTCTGTTGAAGAAGAGCTGCACAATACAGAAGAAATTGTAGAGAAAGAAGAAGTTGAAAGGGAAGAAACCGTTGATTCTACTCAAGAATCTCCTTTATCTTCCGAGAAAGACAACAAGAAAAATAAAAATTCATCTGCAACTTGATTAAAATAGAAAAAGAAATATAATTCTTACTGTTAAATAACTCTTTCTTTGTTGAAAAAACAAAGCAAAAGACCAAAAGGAGGTATAATAAATGGGTTATTACGAAATGCTTTACATTCTATCTACTTCACTTTCAGACGAAGAAACTGAAGAAATGATAGGCAAAATCAACGAATTCATTCAAAGTAAAGACGGCAGAGTTCTCGATGAGAAGAGGTGGGGTAAAAGAAACCTTGCTTATCCCATTGCGAAAAACGACACAGGTTATTATGTTTTGTCTCACGTGGAAATCCCAGCAGCTTCTGTGAGTGATATTAAACACATGGTGAAGATGAATGAAAATTTTCTTCGTGTTATGATTATCAAAAAGGAACGCCCTGTTATAAAGGAAAGTTCCATCGAGAAGGAGGCAGAAAAAGAGAATGACGGATCTGAATAGAATTTTTCTTACAGGCAGACTTGTAGCTGATCCTGATGTGAAATATACTCCTTCAGGAGCTCAAATAGCTAAATTCCGTATTGCCGTGAATAGGTCGTACAGAAAAAAAGATTCAAATGAATGGATTCAAGAATCTTTTTTTGTAACCATAGTGACGTGGAACAAACTCGCTGAAAGAGTAGAAAAAAGCTTCAAGAAAGGCGATTTGGTTATTGTTGAAGGAAGATTAAATATTAGAAGCTATGAAGCTGAAGGCGTAAAGAAATGGGTTACTGATATTACTGCGAATAATGTTTCATTTTTGCCGAGGAATAGGCCTAGGGACGATGTAAAAGAAAATCATAAAGAAGTGTCCGGTGATTCGGATATCGAAGTACCTTTTTCATAAGAGGAGGATTAAATGGATAATACAAAAAGAGTAAGAAGAAAAAAGACAGCTTTTTATAAACCGAAAAAAAGAGCTTGCATGTTTTGCGTAAAACACATCGACGATATTGATTATAAAGATGTTGCTATGCTTTCAAAATTCATAAGTGATAAAGGGAAAATACTCCCACGAAGGGCCACAGGTGTATGTGCAAAACATCAGAGGCAGTTAGCGATAGCCATTAAACGGGCGAGAGAAATGGCTCTTATTTCTTATCTAAAGAGATGAAAACTAAAGTAATTCTTCTAAAAGATATAAAAGGTGTAGGCAAAACAAACAGCGTAATCTCTGTATCAAGGGGCTATGCTGCTAATTATCTTGTACCCCATGGATTAGCCAAAATTGTGTCTTCTCAATATGCTGAAAAAATGGTTGGTAAAATTAAAGTCAATGAAGAAACTCGAAAAAAGAGAGCAGAAGAAGAGAAAAAAATTCTTGAAAGTAAACAAATCGTTTTTGTGGCAAAAGCAGGAGAAGGGGACAAGTTGTTTGGCTCTGTCACTTCAGCTGAAATAAGAGATAAAATTAAGAAAGTTTTTGACCTTGATATCGACAAAAAGAAAATTGTTTTAGACGAACATATCAAAAAACTTGGCAGTTACAAAGTTACTGTGAAGCTGTACAAAACTGTTCAGGCAGAGCTTGATGTATTAATCGAAAAAGAAACTTAGCAATCATGGCGCAGAACGACAAGAATCTTCGACTTCCTCCATATAATATTGAAGCAGAACAGTCCATAATTGGGTCAATTCTTATAGATAGAGACGCAGTTTTTAAAGTTATCAGTATGGTTGATCCCGAAGATTTTTATCGAGACGAGCACAGATGGATTGTAAAGGCAACTTATAACCTTGCGCTTGCTGAAAAACCCATAGACATTGTTTCTGTCGCAGATAATTTAAAGAGTATGGATAAATTGGATTTTGTCGGGGGAGTCGCATATCTTGCTCGCCTTGCTGATGCTGTGCCAAACTCCGCAAATGTGGATTACTATGCTAAAATTGTAAAAGACAAATCCATTATGCGTCAGCTCATAAGCGCTGGCAGTGAAATTTCAGAGCTTGGTTTTGACGAATCTAATGATGTAGATACGCTTATTGATAGCGCTGAGAAAAAGATTTTTTCTCTTTCGGAAAAAAGGATTAAAACTTATTTTGTCCAGTTAAAAGATTTCTTAGGGAATAGTTTCGAAGCGATAGAGCGTCGCTATAAACTAAAAACCGGATTTTCTGGGCTTCCATCTGGATTCCCAACGTTAGATAAGATAACAGGTGGATTTCAGCCATCTGATCTTATTATTATCGCAGCAAGACCCAGTCTCGGAAAAACATCTCTTTCAACAAATATTTCCGAGTATCTTGCTGGGAAAGAAAAGAAAGGCGTTGCTATATTCAGCCTTGAAATGGCAAAGGAGCAGCTTGTTGAAAGGATGCTTTGTTCAGCTGCCAAAGTGGATATGCAAAGGCTGAAAACAGGATACCTCAGAGATGAAGATTGGAGCAGGCTTACGGATGCATACGGTAGTTTGTATGAAGCTCCCATTTTTATTGATGACAGCCCTGATATTTCCCTTGTAGAGATAAAAGCAAAGGCGAGAAGATTAAAGATTGAAAGCAATATAAGTCTTATTATTGTTGATTATCTTCAGTTAATTCGAAGCAAAGGAAGAGTTGAAAATAGAGTAATAGAAATTTCTAACATAACAAGAGGTTTAAAGAATCTTGCGAGAGAATTAACCATTCCGGTAATTGTGCTTTCTCAGCTGAGTAGGGCAGTAGACAAGAGAGATAGCAGCCGGCCTATACTTTCAGATTTGAGAGAATCTGGATCTATAGAGCAAGATGCTGATGTTGTTATGTTTCTCTATCGGCCTGATACGGAGAGAAGAGACGAGATAGATCTGTCAGTGGCTAAGCAGAGGAATGGACCTACGGGGAGAGTTCGGTTATTATTTCTGAGCGAGTATACTAGATTTGTTGAGGTAACGAGCGAGGAGAAGCAGTTAGCGGGCTCTTGACATAAAGCTAATAATTCGTATATTATAGACCGTGGGCCGTTAGCTCAGCAGGTAGAGCATCTGCCTTTTAAGCAGAGGGTCACAGGTTCGAATCCTGTACGGCTCACCAATGCCCCCGTGGTCTAGCGGTTAGGACATCGCCCTTTCAAGGCGGCGGCAGGAGTTCGACTCTCCTCGGGGGCACCAATGGGCGGATGGCTCAGTGGTAGAGCACTTCCTTCACACGGAAGGGGTCACAGGTTCGAATCCTGTTTCGCCCACCAGAAGTATATATTGCAAACTAGGTAATTTTTTATATAATTATATTAAGCGGGGTCGTAGTGTAGCGGTTAACATGCTGGCCTGTCACGCCGGAGATCGTGGGTTCGAATCCCATCGATCCCGCCAATTTCGAGCGGGAGTAGCTCAGAGGTAGAGCACTGCCTTGCCAAGGCAGCTGTCGCGGGTTCAAGTCCCGTCTTCCGCTCCATTTTTATTTTGCAGGTTGAGGCCGGCGTAGCTCAACTGGTAGAGCAGCTGATCCGTAATCAGCAGGTTGTCTGTTCAAGTCAGATCGCCGGCTCCAGATATAAGGATTTAAGGAGGAGAGGATGGAGAGTTTTGGTATTGTAATCATTTCTGGCATTTTATCGTTAATTGTTGCTCTTTTTCTTGCTATGTCGGTTATGAAAAAAAGTCCTGGCAATCCACTGATGATAAAAATCTCTGCTGCCATTCAAAAAGGTGCCTCTACGTTTTTAATTGAAGAGTATAAGACAATGGCCGTATGGGTTTTAGTTTTTGCAGTTGTTATCGGATTTATCATATCCTGGTATGTTGCTCTTAGCTTTGTGATAGGCACGATACTTTCTGTAACTGCTGGTTTTCTTGGCATGACCATTGCAACTCGTGCCAATGGAAGAACTGCTCATGCTGCTCGTTCAAGCATGGGAGATGCTCTCCGTATTGCATTTTCTGGAGGATCTGTAATGGGGCTTACCGTTACCGGGTTGGGTATTTTAGGTTCGGTATTAATATATCTATTTTCTCTGCGTTTCCTTTCTTCTATTATTAGCCCTCTCATTGTTGTTGTAGGATATTCAATGGGAGCAAGTTTTGTAGCGTTATTTGCTCGTGTAGGAGGTGGAATTTACACCAAGGCTGCCGATGTTGGAGCTGATCTTGTAGGGAAAGTGGAAGCAGGGATTCCCGAAGATGATCCACGAAATCCAGCAGTAATTGCAGATAATGTGGGAGACAATGTTGGAGATGTTGCAGGTATGGGAGCAGATTTGTATGAATCTTATGTTGGTTCGATTCTAAGCGGAATGATATTAGGAAGTCTTGCTTTTGGAATAAATGGAATAAAATTTGTGTATCTTATCGCAGGATACGGGATCTTTTCTTCTCTTATCGGGGTGCTCTTTGTTCTTGCTACTTCGAGAGGCAAAATAAGCCCTCAAAGGGCTTTAAACTCAGGCACCCTTGTAGCCAATATAATTGCTGTACTATTTGCCTTTTATCTTTCTAAGACTGTGCTTCAAAGCACTGGTGCTTTTATTGCCGTGCTTGCAGGGCTTGTTGTTGGTCTTGCCATTGGTTTTGTTACCCAATATTATACAAGTGGAAAACCGGTCAGAGTTATTGCCAAAGCTTCTTCAGAGGGCGGTGCCGCTACGACAATTCTTTCGGGAATGGCAGTCGGCTTGCAAAGTACTTTCCTCCCGCTTATTTTCATTGCAGTCGGAGTTGTCGTTTCTTATATGGCTGTAGGTATTTTTGGAATTGCCCTTGCAGGAATCGGCATGCTGACTACGCTGGGAATAAGCTTAAGCGTTGATGCATATGGACCGATTGCTGATAACGCCGGAGGAATTGCCGAAATGTCAGGACTCCCTGAAGAAGTGAGAGAAAGAACTGACGTGCTGGATGCTCTAGGCAATACTACTGCTGCCATGGGCAAGGGATTTGCTATTGGCTCAGCCGCGCTTACAGCACTGGCTCTTTTTTCTTCTTATGCAAAATCCGTTGACCTAAGTAGTTTGTCTCTTCTTTCCCCGTATGTTATAGCGGGAGCGTTAATTGGAAGCGCTTTACCTTTTCTTTTCGCTTCATTTTCTATTATGGCAGTGAGCGATACAGCCAGTCTTATGGTGCAGGAAGTAAGACGCCAGTTTCATTCAATACCGGGTTTGATACTTGGGAAAGCAGACCCCGATTACAAAAGTTGTGTTGCTATAAGTACGAGAGGGGCATTGAAAAATATGATAAGACCATCGCTTATTGCTATTATTGCTCCCTTTGCGACATTCTTTATATTTGGAAGTTACGGCAAAGAGGCACTTGGTGGACTACTTGCGGGTGCTCTTATCGGCGGTGTCTTGCTTGCTATTTATATGGCTAACGCAGGCGCAAGCTGGGATAATGCCAAGAAATTTATAGAGCAGGGAAATTTTGGAGGAAAAGGTTCAGAAGCGCACAGAGCTTCTGTGGTAGGAGATACGGTTGGAGATCCGTTGAAAGATACTGCCGGTCCATCTTTAAATATATTGATAAAGCTGATGTCAACTATATCTCTTTTATTTGGGCCTTTTCTTGTAAGGTTCTTATAATATGAAGAAATTTGTAAAGATGACGGGTGTGTGGCTTATTGTCATATGTGTTGTCATTGTTGGCGTTTATATTTTGAATACCTTGCGGAGCATAGGCAATATCAATACTAATCCTGACGGAACAACCGTAGAGATTCCAATGGATCTTACTAAAAATATAAATATTCTTGTTCTGGGAACAGACCAGAGGGACATGGAAGAAGCTGCTCGCTCAGACGTTATTATGGTTGTTAACATTAACCCCAAAACTAGAAAAGCTAGTTTGTTTTCTATACCTCGTGATACCCGAGTGTTTATTCCCGGGCATGGGTACGACAAAATCAATTCCGCTTATAATTTTTTATATATTAAAGATGGAGGCCCCGAACTTACTATAAAGGTTGTGGAAAATCTTCTGGGATTGGATGAAGGAGATATTCCGTATTTTTCCGTTGTAAATTTTGAAGGATTTATAAAAGTTATCGATGCGCTGGGTGGAGTGGATATCTCTGTGGAGGAACCAATGCATTATCATTCTATGCGCGGTGATGTAATTATCGACATTGAGCCTGGACTGCAACATTTTGACGGTGAAAAAGCACTTGACTATGTCAGATTCCGTCATGATCAATACGGAGATTATACGGAAAGCGAATACGATGGTTTATTGCATGGAAGGGTAATAAGACAGCAAAAGCTTGTGCAGGCACTCATAGAGCAGAGCAAAAGCTGGAATACGATATGGCGGCTTCCGACCATTGCAGAGACAGTGGGAGATGCTGTTTATA from Caldisericota bacterium carries:
- the rpsR gene encoding 30S ribosomal protein S18 codes for the protein MDNTKRVRRKKTAFYKPKKRACMFCVKHIDDIDYKDVAMLSKFISDKGKILPRRATGVCAKHQRQLAIAIKRAREMALISYLKR
- a CDS encoding sodium-translocating pyrophosphatase → MESFGIVIISGILSLIVALFLAMSVMKKSPGNPLMIKISAAIQKGASTFLIEEYKTMAVWVLVFAVVIGFIISWYVALSFVIGTILSVTAGFLGMTIATRANGRTAHAARSSMGDALRIAFSGGSVMGLTVTGLGILGSVLIYLFSLRFLSSIISPLIVVVGYSMGASFVALFARVGGGIYTKAADVGADLVGKVEAGIPEDDPRNPAVIADNVGDNVGDVAGMGADLYESYVGSILSGMILGSLAFGINGIKFVYLIAGYGIFSSLIGVLFVLATSRGKISPQRALNSGTLVANIIAVLFAFYLSKTVLQSTGAFIAVLAGLVVGLAIGFVTQYYTSGKPVRVIAKASSEGGAATTILSGMAVGLQSTFLPLIFIAVGVVVSYMAVGIFGIALAGIGMLTTLGISLSVDAYGPIADNAGGIAEMSGLPEEVRERTDVLDALGNTTAAMGKGFAIGSAALTALALFSSYAKSVDLSSLSLLSPYVIAGALIGSALPFLFASFSIMAVSDTASLMVQEVRRQFHSIPGLILGKADPDYKSCVAISTRGALKNMIRPSLIAIIAPFATFFIFGSYGKEALGGLLAGALIGGVLLAIYMANAGASWDNAKKFIEQGNFGGKGSEAHRASVVGDTVGDPLKDTAGPSLNILIKLMSTISLLFGPFLVRFL
- the rplI gene encoding 50S ribosomal protein L9 → MKTKVILLKDIKGVGKTNSVISVSRGYAANYLVPHGLAKIVSSQYAEKMVGKIKVNEETRKKRAEEEKKILESKQIVFVAKAGEGDKLFGSVTSAEIRDKIKKVFDLDIDKKKIVLDEHIKKLGSYKVTVKLYKTVQAELDVLIEKET
- a CDS encoding single-stranded DNA-binding protein; translated protein: MTDLNRIFLTGRLVADPDVKYTPSGAQIAKFRIAVNRSYRKKDSNEWIQESFFVTIVTWNKLAERVEKSFKKGDLVIVEGRLNIRSYEAEGVKKWVTDITANNVSFLPRNRPRDDVKENHKEVSGDSDIEVPFS
- the dnaB gene encoding replicative DNA helicase; translation: MAQNDKNLRLPPYNIEAEQSIIGSILIDRDAVFKVISMVDPEDFYRDEHRWIVKATYNLALAEKPIDIVSVADNLKSMDKLDFVGGVAYLARLADAVPNSANVDYYAKIVKDKSIMRQLISAGSEISELGFDESNDVDTLIDSAEKKIFSLSEKRIKTYFVQLKDFLGNSFEAIERRYKLKTGFSGLPSGFPTLDKITGGFQPSDLIIIAARPSLGKTSLSTNISEYLAGKEKKGVAIFSLEMAKEQLVERMLCSAAKVDMQRLKTGYLRDEDWSRLTDAYGSLYEAPIFIDDSPDISLVEIKAKARRLKIESNISLIIVDYLQLIRSKGRVENRVIEISNITRGLKNLARELTIPVIVLSQLSRAVDKRDSSRPILSDLRESGSIEQDADVVMFLYRPDTERRDEIDLSVAKQRNGPTGRVRLLFLSEYTRFVEVTSEEKQLAGS
- the rpsF gene encoding 30S ribosomal protein S6 — encoded protein: MGYYEMLYILSTSLSDEETEEMIGKINEFIQSKDGRVLDEKRWGKRNLAYPIAKNDTGYYVLSHVEIPAASVSDIKHMVKMNENFLRVMIIKKERPVIKESSIEKEAEKENDGSE
- a CDS encoding LCP family protein, which produces MKKFVKMTGVWLIVICVVIVGVYILNTLRSIGNINTNPDGTTVEIPMDLTKNINILVLGTDQRDMEEAARSDVIMVVNINPKTRKASLFSIPRDTRVFIPGHGYDKINSAYNFLYIKDGGPELTIKVVENLLGLDEGDIPYFSVVNFEGFIKVIDALGGVDISVEEPMHYHSMRGDVIIDIEPGLQHFDGEKALDYVRFRHDQYGDYTESEYDGLLHGRVIRQQKLVQALIEQSKSWNTIWRLPTIAETVGDAVYTNITISQITKIALIFKNISSDDFNIIPFNGGRDEFIEERWYIVPDYDKLKEIGREYFSTNGQNGE